The Thermocrinis ruber genomic sequence GTCGTCCGCATCCAAAATAAAATCCTTTGCCCATTTGAGGAACATCAAGAACACTCCCACCGAATAGACGATGCCAGCAATGGGATGTAGCCATGCGGAAAACTCCTTACCCCCCAGCACAGTCAAAAGCCAGCTAAACTTGGGAGAGTATATACCAAGACCCGAGAAAAACAGATACAGGAAAGATATTGCCACAAGCCAATGTATAAATCTTTCAAAGGCTGAGAACCTTTGAACTTCCACATCCTCAAGGTTTTTTGTGTGTTCCATGGCTTACTCCTCCTTCTTTTCTTTCTTACCCACCTTTATGGGTCCAAAGAGTATTAGCTGTAGGAAGGCACCCAACAGAGAAGCCCACAGGATCACGCTTCCCACCAGCTTTACGGGACCCTTCCACAGGCTAACAAGGGGAGATATACTCGCCTCTTTGGGAAGCCCATACATCTCCGGCTTATCTCCATGGGGTAGAACATAGATGTATCCAGTTCCTCCCACACCGGGTGGGTCGTATATAGCCGCATTTTCAAAGCCTCTCTGCTTTAGCTGTGCCACGATCTTTTCAGCCCTATGTAGCATCTCCTCCCTTGTGCCAAAGTGCAGACAGTTGGTAGGACAGGTTTTCACACAGGCAGGCTCAAGCCCCGCAGAGACCCTATCCACACAGAAGTTGCACTTCCACGGCTTGTTGTTGGCGTCGTACCTTGGAATATCAAAGGGACAGCCTGAAAGGCAGAATTTACAGCCTATGCACTTGGAATGGTCAAAATCCACTATGCCGTTTTGGTATTGAATAACCGCACCCGGCGAAGGGCAAGCCTTTAGACAACCAGGGTCCCCACAGTGCATGCATTGGTATTTGGCTATAAACCAGGTTAGCCCCTTCTCTGTTTCCGCCTCCCTGAACTTCATCATCATAAATACGCTGGGCATTAGGTCCGGATAGGATTGATATCCCACTGGTGCCTGTTCCTCCGGTAAAAGTGGGGGCTTAAGGTCGTGCCACTGGGCACATGCCGCCTCACAACCCTTACATCCTATGCAGGAGGAAACATCTACCAATATGGCTAACCTGTCCGCGGACTTTACCTCCGCGGGTGCCTTGGAGGCAGACACCCGCTTTAGCCCTGCTCCAACAGTTCCTCCAACGGTAACTGTGCTCATTGCATTACCTCCTTTATGCTTTTACCTTTTCTATGTTGCATAGGAACCCCTTGAACTCGGGCGTTTGAGAGTTGGGGTCCCACACATAGGGCGTTGCCAAGTTGGCAAGGGCACCCTTCACAAAGCCCTCAAAGCCCCAGTGAATGGGTATGCCAACGGTATAGACCTTTTTACCGTTTACGATCAGAGGCTTGATCCTCTTGGTAGGGAGGGCGTAGGCTTCCGCAGAACCCCTTGCGGTCACGATCCTGACCTTATCTCCCTCTTTTATGCCAAGCTCCTTAGCCAACTCCTCTGGTATTTCTACAAAGATCTTCTGGAATAGAACAGAAGCCCCATATACATGCTTTGTCCAGAAGTGGAAATGCTCAGTAAGCCTGTAGGTGGTGGCACAGTAGGGGAACTTGTCGGGGGTTCCCAAAAGGTCCAGCTCAGACTTATAGATCTTAACTACTGGGTTGGTGGAGGTCTTAGGATGTAACACATTTTGGACGGGCGATTCGTAGGGTTCGTAGTGTTCGGGGAAGGGTCCGTCCGCAAGGAAGAAGTTATAGAGCCTGCCTCTACCCTCCGGTAGCATTATGAAGGGACCATACTCTGGTGGCAGGTCGGGTTTTATGTCTGGCACATCGTGCCCAACCCACTTGCCTTCCTTTTCGTCCCACCAGAGCAGTTTCTTCTTAGGAGACCAAGGCTTACCCGTTGGGTCTGCAGAGGCCCTGTTGTATAGGATCCTCCTGTTGGCGGGCCAAGAGAAGCCAAAGTTGGGATATATGCCCAGCCCAGAGGGGTCGGATAGGTCTGTGTTCTTTGCCCTGTTTCCAGACTGAGGATACACTCCGCAGTATAGCCACATACCGCAGGCGGTGGTTCCGTCATCCCTCAACATGGTAAAGCTGGGCAATCTTTCGCCCTTCTTCACCACCACATTACCCTTATCGTCCGTCAAGTCCGCAAGAGCCACGCCGTTTATCTCCAGGGCAAGAACCTCATCCGCAGTGGGCTCGTAGGGGTTCTTATAGGGCCAGCGTGCCTTCAGTATTGGATCGGGGAATTTGCCACCCTCCTTTTGGTAGAGTTCTTTTAGTTTCATGTAAAGCCTTCCTGCGATCCAGTATTCAGACTTGGCATCCCCGGGTGGGTCCACCGCCTTGTATTGCCAAGATAGACGCCTTCCGCTGTTAGTCTTTGTTCCCTCCTTCTCCGCAAAGAGGGCGGAGGGCAAGAGCAGAACTTCCGTCTTTACCGCCTCTGGGTTTTTGGCTTGCTTCCAGAAGGACGCCATCTCTGTTTCAAAGAGTTCCACCACCACCATCCACTTGAGCTTGGACAGAGCTTCCACGGTCTTATTCACATTGGG encodes the following:
- the fdxH gene encoding formate dehydrogenase subunit beta, with amino-acid sequence MSTVTVGGTVGAGLKRVSASKAPAEVKSADRLAILVDVSSCIGCKGCEAACAQWHDLKPPLLPEEQAPVGYQSYPDLMPSVFMMMKFREAETEKGLTWFIAKYQCMHCGDPGCLKACPSPGAVIQYQNGIVDFDHSKCIGCKFCLSGCPFDIPRYDANNKPWKCNFCVDRVSAGLEPACVKTCPTNCLHFGTREEMLHRAEKIVAQLKQRGFENAAIYDPPGVGGTGYIYVLPHGDKPEMYGLPKEASISPLVSLWKGPVKLVGSVILWASLLGAFLQLILFGPIKVGKKEKKEE